In one Pseudoliparis swirei isolate HS2019 ecotype Mariana Trench chromosome 23, NWPU_hadal_v1, whole genome shotgun sequence genomic region, the following are encoded:
- the strada gene encoding STE20-related kinase adapter protein alpha isoform X3, producing the protein MGSFLPDGSSYELLAVIGRGLDDLMTVNLARYRPTGEHVAIRRINLESCTNDMVIYLQSELHVSKLFYHSSIVPYKSIFIADNELWVITPFMAYGSARDLICSHFADGMTELTIAYILLGMLKALEYIHHMGYVHRSVKASHVLISADGQVCMSGLRSIFSLIRHGQRARVVHDFPQYGVKVLPWLSPEVLQQNLQGYDSRSDIYSLGITACELANGHVPFKDMPATQMLLEKLNGTVPCLLDTTTIPPEELSMKPSRSGADSGIGEGPVAGSVRHSNGEASSSTGGHPYNRTFSPHFHAFVELCLQREPERRPSAATLIGHPLFKQIKRRPSEALPELLRPVSPITGSESFQPHDSPSGLAGLESGLSHLEVDDWDF; encoded by the exons ATGGGCAGCTTCCTCCCTGACGGCAGCTCCTACGAGCTCCTCGCTGTTATCG GCCGGGGCTTGGACGACTTGATGACGGTGAACCTGGCTCGATACCGACCCACCGGGGAGCACGTAGCCATCCGACGGATTAACTTGGAGTCGTGCACTAATGACATGGTTATCTACCTCCAG AGCGAACTACACGTGTCAAAGTTGTTTTACCACTCCAGTATTGTCCCCTACAAGAGCATCTTTATAGCTGATAATGAGCTGTGGGTCATCACCCCCTTCATGGCGTATG GATCAGCCAGAGATCTGATCTGCTCACACTTCGCTGATGGAATGACGGAGCTGACCATCGCATACATTTTGCTGGGCATGCTCAAAGCTCTCGAATACATCCACCACATGGGATACGTGCACCG gagtgtGAAGGCCAGCCATGTGTTGATCTCAGCCGACGGACAGGTGTGCATGTCAGGTCTGCGGAGCATCTTCAGTCTGATCCGTCACGGCCAGAGGGCCAGAGTTGTCCACGACTTTCCCCAGTACGGCGTCAAGGTGCTGCCCTGGCTCAGCCCTGAGGTGCTGCAGCAG AACCTGCAGGGCTACGACTCTCGGTCGGACATCTACAGCCTCGGCATCACAGCCTGTGAACTGGCCAATGGACACGTTCCCTTCAAAGACATGCCAGCTACACAG ATGCTGCTGGAGAAGCTGAACGGGACGGTGCCGTGTCTGCTGGACACCACCACTATCCCACCAGAGGAGCTGTCGATGAAGCCGTCTCGCTCCGGGGCCGACTCCGGCATCGGCGAGGGTCCGGTAGCCGGAAGTGTTCGCCACTCCAACGGAGAGGCGTCCTCCTCGACAGGCGGACACCCGTACAACCGGACGTTCTCCCCGCACTTCCACGCCTTTGTCGAGCTGTGTCTGCAGCGAGAGCCCGAAAGGAG ACCGTCTGCCGCCACTCTCATAGGCCACCCGCTGTTCAAACAG ATCAAACGCCGGCCCTCGGAGGCGCTGCCCGAGCTGCTGCGGCCGGTGTCTCCGATCACCGGGAGCGAGAGCTTCCAGCCGCACGACTCGCCCTCCGGACTGGCCGGTCTGGAGTCGGGCCTCAGCCACCTGGAGGTGGACGACTGGGACTTCTGA
- the strada gene encoding STE20-related kinase adapter protein alpha isoform X2, translated as MSFIRWVSEKLSVESLWDLELFGEQAQGLSPRKAHEDSQESLTPPPHWDAMGSFLPDGSSYELLAVIGRGLDDLMTVNLARYRPTGEHVAIRRINLESCTNDMVIYLQSELHVSKLFYHSSIVPYKSIFIADNELWVITPFMAYGSARDLICSHFADGMTELTIAYILLGMLKALEYIHHMGYVHRSVKASHVLISADGQVCMSGLRSIFSLIRHGQRARVVHDFPQYGVKVLPWLSPEVLQQNLQGYDSRSDIYSLGITACELANGHVPFKDMPATQMLLEKLNGTVPCLLDTTTIPPEELSMKPSRSGADSGIGEGPVAGSVRHSNGEASSSTGGHPYNRTFSPHFHAFVELCLQREPERRPSAATLIGHPLFKQIKRRPSEALPELLRPVSPITGSESFQPHDSPSGLAGLESGLSHLEVDDWDF; from the exons AGCAAGCTCAGGGACTCTCTCCCAGGAAA gcccATGAGGACAGCCAGGAGAGTCTGACCCCTCCCCCACATTGGGACGCCATGGGCAGCTTCCTCCCTGACGGCAGCTCCTACGAGCTCCTCGCTGTTATCG GCCGGGGCTTGGACGACTTGATGACGGTGAACCTGGCTCGATACCGACCCACCGGGGAGCACGTAGCCATCCGACGGATTAACTTGGAGTCGTGCACTAATGACATGGTTATCTACCTCCAG AGCGAACTACACGTGTCAAAGTTGTTTTACCACTCCAGTATTGTCCCCTACAAGAGCATCTTTATAGCTGATAATGAGCTGTGGGTCATCACCCCCTTCATGGCGTATG GATCAGCCAGAGATCTGATCTGCTCACACTTCGCTGATGGAATGACGGAGCTGACCATCGCATACATTTTGCTGGGCATGCTCAAAGCTCTCGAATACATCCACCACATGGGATACGTGCACCG gagtgtGAAGGCCAGCCATGTGTTGATCTCAGCCGACGGACAGGTGTGCATGTCAGGTCTGCGGAGCATCTTCAGTCTGATCCGTCACGGCCAGAGGGCCAGAGTTGTCCACGACTTTCCCCAGTACGGCGTCAAGGTGCTGCCCTGGCTCAGCCCTGAGGTGCTGCAGCAG AACCTGCAGGGCTACGACTCTCGGTCGGACATCTACAGCCTCGGCATCACAGCCTGTGAACTGGCCAATGGACACGTTCCCTTCAAAGACATGCCAGCTACACAG ATGCTGCTGGAGAAGCTGAACGGGACGGTGCCGTGTCTGCTGGACACCACCACTATCCCACCAGAGGAGCTGTCGATGAAGCCGTCTCGCTCCGGGGCCGACTCCGGCATCGGCGAGGGTCCGGTAGCCGGAAGTGTTCGCCACTCCAACGGAGAGGCGTCCTCCTCGACAGGCGGACACCCGTACAACCGGACGTTCTCCCCGCACTTCCACGCCTTTGTCGAGCTGTGTCTGCAGCGAGAGCCCGAAAGGAG ACCGTCTGCCGCCACTCTCATAGGCCACCCGCTGTTCAAACAG ATCAAACGCCGGCCCTCGGAGGCGCTGCCCGAGCTGCTGCGGCCGGTGTCTCCGATCACCGGGAGCGAGAGCTTCCAGCCGCACGACTCGCCCTCCGGACTGGCCGGTCTGGAGTCGGGCCTCAGCCACCTGGAGGTGGACGACTGGGACTTCTGA
- the strada gene encoding STE20-related kinase adapter protein alpha isoform X1 translates to MSFIVSYALSVCQRWVSEKLSVESLWDLELFGEQAQGLSPRKAHEDSQESLTPPPHWDAMGSFLPDGSSYELLAVIGRGLDDLMTVNLARYRPTGEHVAIRRINLESCTNDMVIYLQSELHVSKLFYHSSIVPYKSIFIADNELWVITPFMAYGSARDLICSHFADGMTELTIAYILLGMLKALEYIHHMGYVHRSVKASHVLISADGQVCMSGLRSIFSLIRHGQRARVVHDFPQYGVKVLPWLSPEVLQQNLQGYDSRSDIYSLGITACELANGHVPFKDMPATQMLLEKLNGTVPCLLDTTTIPPEELSMKPSRSGADSGIGEGPVAGSVRHSNGEASSSTGGHPYNRTFSPHFHAFVELCLQREPERRPSAATLIGHPLFKQIKRRPSEALPELLRPVSPITGSESFQPHDSPSGLAGLESGLSHLEVDDWDF, encoded by the exons AGCAAGCTCAGGGACTCTCTCCCAGGAAA gcccATGAGGACAGCCAGGAGAGTCTGACCCCTCCCCCACATTGGGACGCCATGGGCAGCTTCCTCCCTGACGGCAGCTCCTACGAGCTCCTCGCTGTTATCG GCCGGGGCTTGGACGACTTGATGACGGTGAACCTGGCTCGATACCGACCCACCGGGGAGCACGTAGCCATCCGACGGATTAACTTGGAGTCGTGCACTAATGACATGGTTATCTACCTCCAG AGCGAACTACACGTGTCAAAGTTGTTTTACCACTCCAGTATTGTCCCCTACAAGAGCATCTTTATAGCTGATAATGAGCTGTGGGTCATCACCCCCTTCATGGCGTATG GATCAGCCAGAGATCTGATCTGCTCACACTTCGCTGATGGAATGACGGAGCTGACCATCGCATACATTTTGCTGGGCATGCTCAAAGCTCTCGAATACATCCACCACATGGGATACGTGCACCG gagtgtGAAGGCCAGCCATGTGTTGATCTCAGCCGACGGACAGGTGTGCATGTCAGGTCTGCGGAGCATCTTCAGTCTGATCCGTCACGGCCAGAGGGCCAGAGTTGTCCACGACTTTCCCCAGTACGGCGTCAAGGTGCTGCCCTGGCTCAGCCCTGAGGTGCTGCAGCAG AACCTGCAGGGCTACGACTCTCGGTCGGACATCTACAGCCTCGGCATCACAGCCTGTGAACTGGCCAATGGACACGTTCCCTTCAAAGACATGCCAGCTACACAG ATGCTGCTGGAGAAGCTGAACGGGACGGTGCCGTGTCTGCTGGACACCACCACTATCCCACCAGAGGAGCTGTCGATGAAGCCGTCTCGCTCCGGGGCCGACTCCGGCATCGGCGAGGGTCCGGTAGCCGGAAGTGTTCGCCACTCCAACGGAGAGGCGTCCTCCTCGACAGGCGGACACCCGTACAACCGGACGTTCTCCCCGCACTTCCACGCCTTTGTCGAGCTGTGTCTGCAGCGAGAGCCCGAAAGGAG ACCGTCTGCCGCCACTCTCATAGGCCACCCGCTGTTCAAACAG ATCAAACGCCGGCCCTCGGAGGCGCTGCCCGAGCTGCTGCGGCCGGTGTCTCCGATCACCGGGAGCGAGAGCTTCCAGCCGCACGACTCGCCCTCCGGACTGGCCGGTCTGGAGTCGGGCCTCAGCCACCTGGAGGTGGACGACTGGGACTTCTGA